A stretch of Macrobrachium rosenbergii isolate ZJJX-2024 chromosome 12, ASM4041242v1, whole genome shotgun sequence DNA encodes these proteins:
- the LOC136843830 gene encoding serine/arginine repetitive matrix protein 2-like isoform X2 encodes MADSDDESHGGNSDDEIAELRIQALLTKKVNEAEISPSREPPQSSSYKNVNKSHHSDRSRSFRHFHGGNHGGNAGGRIPVVGAPNYVVDLTPSHVGGEYESNYHQQFEGARNFRRKGNYMQGHNRGRGQGHYDGRGNTQNYNNSFSNPHPAKTQSPSLVLPQDKYANTQPQEQTKPKEKMSARWRRMQGTDSESDSEDTESDSSDSSSDSSGSSSSSSGSSSGSDSDSDDSSVHKHKVSKDGKKESSQGDAKQGVVPANSSLKVQRSSKDGVSKSPPKQVIAHGKSSPQKTVGSSRRSSVSPTSKKYSGSQQQQQQKQSPNHLHKRLSGSPPSHNAFSSSSRPRSPAQRLGSRSPGRGNGRSPGTRGRNVRSRSLSPSRKRSRSPLPWNRGRSPLPLGRSRSPIHRRVSPRRGSRSPLPGKSPSPRERRGSRNSPVRRNSSHSLSGKASLVRRSSRSPLGRLSRSPLGRTSRSPFKRSTRSPLRRGSRSPLGRGPRSPLGRSSRSPLGSRPRSMGRRASRSPYSRRGSRTPVRRRGSFSPLPRRDSRSPIHRRTPPLKGSRSPLPRSPRSPLQKRSSGTYIPRRSSRSPLLKRNSRSPLPRRSTRSPLMSPRSRRTPPLKRRSNSAQRNTSRSPHRRSSRSPGMRRSSRSPLHRRLESRSPVRRQDSRSPFHRHGSRNSVHRQASRSPRPGRHSKSSLPPRGSRSPVSRRHSRSPLHRLSRSPYRELAKSPGETGRLKPESSRKRGLSRSCSPPPWRYSRSPVRRGSRSPLGRLPRSPHRLNKSSPQKLLKASPSGRNIRSPPLQRISKSPLPRRLSRSPRRTRSPAPRRLSRSPLLHSSRSPVSRMISKSPHHHSRSPALRRISRSPLPLLSRSPLPIRRLGDKSPSPRRLHRVSPASHRSYSPNRKNQRFSESPLSPQNYGTRSQHFRRSLSPMARRGQNMLLKPHSPFGRSPSPGGRKEWGHGRRSGSPFERNSRSLSPQNRIGRGSTPPRERNQRLTNRGGRGGFGYQGYDRAADNAHVSRFPQSNALAAAGRLEFPPGFNNYNVNNNQRRLEYDELNSDPLARPGWSQGTRRDERDHYSPHRIAEGGWQSQYQQRDRPGPHMYPHPDDQFDNRGHNLNRHGHQAPATQGARGRGRGRISSPKPLMYRSISPPPHLERSPQRFPVGNRYSELPPQGQNERRRRYSPGRLPPRSNERSRSRSPYSGGPQMHIQGGRGRPLSPRDQLRRGPRTPPIPPNKKLSPRQSVWPEEKGSVQSNRGSPSFVNEKMPSTSGSNQNSDRYSHRSKSPSNSREQFRTRDLGPHHQQYQGGRGHSPPFDRRQEEKYTGDLRDRLGRDPGTHVSQDKSKKGRLQSPQKGENRNRANAGGGRGRGRGNRARRPGSPDRSRRQMAQNTEVSLQQQPRSPSSHQKGGTSSGSWERKGSKSSTLQGKANPKYSHQSPERHGRNGSPWLEPVTPEKQSQTGGDRSVSPSANMGEPQKAKSSKPDTKSTDKGKEIERKPRTNNKEKEDLSSKGKREMSKRSDNNAQDQQSKKNSGSGQILPQDGKKVSVKPKEEQRQTFKNKNGKEKEEKDEDSVEKKKKKRKKKYRKVSKEEGEEDSDDESVKSKSSKKKKKEKKKKKDSKKKKKKHKRADSDSDEVEQPRSKSQKEGKRDAEDLPDLRQTLKRKLDSSVDRSTNRPEGSKKEEKSQRKERDEEKDIKSHLNDESSRKKRPDGKPILVTVRSGEDRKVTSGKPSNKRGGDGSVTQRVSVHDRLGPAKSSWDNKSGRGSGGGGSGIGRQKRGDKPKGHQGGGGGANSSSSSNSRLKMRQ; translated from the exons GATGATGAAAGTCATGGTGGCAACAGTGATGATGAGATTGCTGAGTTGCGGATCCAAGCTCTTTTAACCAAAAAGGTCAATGAAGCAGAAATATCTCCATCTCGTGAGCCACCTCAGTCTAGCAGCTACAAGAATGTTAATAAATCCCATCATAGTGATAGGAGCCGTTCATTTAGGCACTTTCAT GGAGGCAACCATGGTGGGAATGCTGGAGGAAGAATTCCAGTTGTTGGAGCACCAAACTATGTGGTAGATTTGACACCATCTCATGTGGGTGGCGAGTATGAGTCAAATTACCATCAACAATTTGAAGGTGCCAGAAATTTTAGAAGGAAGGGCAATTACATGCAAGGGCATAATAGGGGTAGAGGGCAAGGACACTACGATGGTCGAGGAAACACACAGAATTATAATAATAGCTTTTCAAATCCTCATCCTGCCAAGACTCAGAGCCCTTCATTAGTGTTACCACAAGATAAGTATGCTAATACTCAGCCACAggaacaaacaaaaccaaaagaaaaaatgagtgcTAGATGGCGTCGAATGCAGGGAACTGACAGTGAGAGTGACAGTGAAGACACTGAGTCAGACAGTAGTGATAGCAGCAGTgacagtagtggtagtagtagtagtagttctggGAGTTCAAGTGGTTCAGACTCAGATAGCGATGATAGTTCTGTTCATAAACACAAGGTTAGCaaggatggaaagaaagagtCAAGCCAGGGAGATGCAAAACAAGGTGTTGTCCCTGCTAATAGTAGTCTTAAGGTACAACGTTCTAGCAAAGATGGAGTTTCAAAGTCTCCTCCAAAGCAAGTTATTGCTCATGGCAAAAGCTCCCCTCAGAAAACTGTAGGATCATCAAGACGAAGCTCTGTGAGCCCTACCTCCAAGAAGTATAGTGGttctcagcagcagcagcagcaaaagcagTCGCCAAACCATTTACATAAAAGACTATCTGGTAGTCCCCCCAGTCACAATGCTTTCTCTTCTAGCTCAAGACCCCGAAGCCCAGCTCAGCGTCTTGGTTCTAGAAGTCCgggaagaggaaatggaagaagcCCAGGAACTAGGGGTCGCAATGTTCGTTCTAGATCCCTTTCTCCTTCCAGGAAGAGATCTAGGAGCCCTTTACCTTGGAATAGAGGAAGGAGTCCTCTTCCTCTTGGACGAAGCAGAAGTCCCATACACAGAAGAGTTTCACCAAGGAGAGGCTCAAGGAGCCCCTTGCCTGGTAAGAGTCCAAGTCCAAGGGAGAGAAGAGGTTCAAGGAATTCTCCAGTTCGCAGAAATTCCAGTCATTCTTTATCTGGGAAAGCCTCTCTAGTAAGGAGGAGCTCAAGGAGTCCTTTGGGAAGATTATCAAGGAGTCCTTTGGGAAGGACTTCTAGAAGTCCATTCAAGAGAAGCACAAGAAGCCCTCTCAGAAGAGGTTCCAGGAGTCCCCTTGGAAGGGGGCCTAGGAGTCCTCTTGGTAGAAGTTCAAGGTCTCCTCTTGGAAGTCGACCCAGAAGTATGGGAAGGAGAGCATCAAGGAGTCCGTACAGTAGAAGAGGATCAAGGACTCCTGTAAGAAGGAGGGGCTCTTTCAGCCCCCTGCCAAGGAGAGATTCCAGAAGTCCAATTCATCGAAGAACTCCTCCACTGAAAGGTTCTAGGAGTCCATTACCAAGAAGCCCCAGGAGTCCCTTACAAAAACGAAGTTCAGGAACCTATATTCCTAGAAGATCTTCAAGAAGTCCGTTACTGAAAAGAAATTCACGAAGTCCACTTCCCCGTCGAAGCACAAGAAGTCCTTTAATGAGTCCACGATCTAGACGAACTCCACCATTAAAAAGACGTTCAAACTCGGCCCAGAGAAACACATCAAGAAGCCCACATAGACGAAGTTCTCGAAGTCCCGGGATGAGGAGAAGTTCTAGAAGCCCACTGCACCGAAGACTGGAGTCAAGAAGCCCAGTTCGTAGACAAGACTCCAGAAGCCCTTTTCACAGGCATGGGTCAAGGAACTCAGTGCACAGACAGGCTTCAAGAAGTCCTAGACCAGGCAGGCACTCAAAAAGCTCTTTGCCTCCAAGGGGGTCAAGAAGTCCAGTGTCAAGGCGGCACTCAAGAAGTCCTTTGCACCGTTTATCAAGAAGCCCTTATAGGGAACTAGCTAAGAGTCCTGGTGAAACTGGAAGACTGAAGCCTGAATCAAGCCGCAAGAGAGGGTTATCAAGAAGCTGTAGTCCACCTCCATGGAGATATTCAAGGAGCCCTGTTCGCAGGGGTTCTAGGAGCCCTTTAGGTAGGTTGCCCAGAAGTCCACACAGATTAAACAAAAGTTCACCACAAAAACTTTTGAAAGCATCCCCATCTGGTAGAAACATTAGAAGTCCTCCTCTGCAGAGGATATCGAAAAGTCCACTTCCTCGTCGACTATCCAGGAGTCCACGACGAACGAGAAGTCCAGCTCCTAGAAGGCTTTCTAGAAGTCCTCTTCTACATTCATCAAGAAGTCCAGTGTCAAGGATGATATCCAAAAGTCCACATCATCATTCAAGGAGTCCTGCTCTTCGAAGAATATCCAGGAGTCCTCTCCCACTCCTGTCAAGAAGTCCCCTTCCTATAAGGAGGCTTGGAGATAAAAGCCCATCTCCTAGACGTCTTCATAGGGTATCACCTGCCTCACATAGATCATATAGTCCTAATAGGAAAAATCAGAGATTTTCTGAAAGTCCTCTGTCTCCACAGAATTACGGCACACGCAGTCAACATTTTAGAAGGTCTCTTAGTCCCATGGCAAGAAGAGGACAGAATATGTTATTGAAACCTCACAGTCCCTTTGGTAGGTCACCTAGCCCAGGTGGTAGAAAAGAATGGGGCCATGGCAGACGATCAGGAagtccatttgaaagaaattcaagAAGTCTGTCTCCTCAGAACAGAATAGGAAGAGGAAGCACTCCCCCAAGGGAGAGAAATCAAAGGTTAACCAACAGAGGCGGCAGGGGTGGTTTTGGGTACCAAGGCTATGATCGAGCAGCAGACAATGCTCATGTGAGCCGTTTCCCCCAGAGCAATGCTCTTGCTGCAGCAGGAAGGCTAGAATTTCCTCCTGgctttaataattataatgtgaATAATAATCAGCGTCGTCTCGAATACGATGAGTTGAATTCAGATCCACTTGCCAGACCAGGGTGGTCTCAAGGAACCAGAAGAGATGAAAGAGATCATTACTCTCCCCACAGGATTGCAGAAGGTGGCTGGCAGAGTCAGTATCAGCAAAGAGACCGTCCAGGCCCCCATATGTATCCCCATCCAGATGATCAGTTTGACAACCGTGGCCATAACCTTAACAGACATGGCCATCAGGCCCCAGCAACTCAGGGTGCTCGTGGTAGAGGGCGGGGAAGGATAAGTTCTCCCAAACCACTCATGTATAGATCAATATCTCCTCCTCCCCATTTGGAGAGATCACCTCAAAGGTTCCCTGTAGGTAATAGATATAGTGAATTACCACCTCAGGGTCAGAACGAGCGTCGTCGACGTTACTCACCCGGCAGATTACCACCAAGAAGCAACGAAAGATCTAGATCCAGATCTCCATATTCAGGTGGACCGCAGATGCACATTCAAGGTGGGAGGGGAAGACCCTTATCTCCAAGGGATCAGTTAAGGAGGGGGCCAAGGACACCACCCATACCACCAAATAAAAAACTGTCTCCCAGACAATCAGTTTGGCCTGAAGAGAAGGGCAGTGTGCAGAGTAACAGAGGAAGTCCATCATTTGTTAATGAGAAAATGCCAAGCACTAGTGGTTCAAATCAAAATTCTGACAGATATTCACATAGAAGTAAGTCTCCCTCAAATTCCAGAGAACAATTTAGAACTAGAGACTTGGGACCACACCACCAGCAGTATCAGGGTGGAAGAGGTCATTCCCCACCTTTTGATAGAAGACAAGAAGAAAAGTACACAGGTGACCTCCGTGACCGCTTGGGAAGAGATCCTGGGACTCATGTCTCACAAGATAAAAGCAAGAAAGGGagattacagtctccacaaaagGGTGAAAATAGAAATAGGGCTAATGCTGGTGGGGGTAGGGGCCGAGGACGAGGTAACAGGGCCCGACGCCCTGGTAGCCCTGACCGCAGTAGACGTCAGATGGCTCAAAATACAGAAGTTTCTCTTCAGCAGCAACCTAGAAGCCCCTCTAGTCATCAGAAGGGTGGAACTTCTTCAGGATCTTGGGAAAGAAAAGGTAGCAAGAGTTCCACACTGCAAGGGAAAGCTAATCCTAAATATAGTCATCAGTCCCCAGAGAGGCATGGTCGTAATGGAAGTCCATGGTTGGAACCAGTCACTCCAGAAAAACAAAGTCAGACTGGAGGAGATCGCTCCGTATCACCATCAGCCAACATGGGTGAACCGCAAAAGGCGAAGTCAAGCAAACCTGATACGAAATCAACTGACAAAGgcaaggaaattgagaggaagcCTAGAACAAACAATAAGGAAAAGGAGGATCTTTCTtccaaaggaaaaagagagatgtCCAAAAGAAGTGATAATAATGCTCAAGACCAGCAGAGTAAGAAAAACAGTGGTAGTGGTCAGATATTGCCACAGGATGGCAAAAAAGTTTCGGTGAAACcaaaagaagaacaaagacaaacgtttaagaacaaaaatggaaaagaaaaagaagagaaggatgAAGATagtgttgaaaagaaaaagaaaaagagaaagaagaaatacagaaaggtaagtaaagaagaaggagaagaggataGTGATGATGAATCTGTGAAGAGCAAAtcaagcaagaagaagaaaaaggaaaagaagaagaagaaggacagtaagaaaaagaagaagaaacataagAGAGCAGACAGTGACAGCGACGAAGTTGAACAACCTAGAAGTAAAAGTCAAAAAGAAG
- the LOC136843830 gene encoding serine/arginine repetitive matrix protein 2-like isoform X1, whose amino-acid sequence MADSVSRLCDIYDDESHGGNSDDEIAELRIQALLTKKVNEAEISPSREPPQSSSYKNVNKSHHSDRSRSFRHFHGGNHGGNAGGRIPVVGAPNYVVDLTPSHVGGEYESNYHQQFEGARNFRRKGNYMQGHNRGRGQGHYDGRGNTQNYNNSFSNPHPAKTQSPSLVLPQDKYANTQPQEQTKPKEKMSARWRRMQGTDSESDSEDTESDSSDSSSDSSGSSSSSSGSSSGSDSDSDDSSVHKHKVSKDGKKESSQGDAKQGVVPANSSLKVQRSSKDGVSKSPPKQVIAHGKSSPQKTVGSSRRSSVSPTSKKYSGSQQQQQQKQSPNHLHKRLSGSPPSHNAFSSSSRPRSPAQRLGSRSPGRGNGRSPGTRGRNVRSRSLSPSRKRSRSPLPWNRGRSPLPLGRSRSPIHRRVSPRRGSRSPLPGKSPSPRERRGSRNSPVRRNSSHSLSGKASLVRRSSRSPLGRLSRSPLGRTSRSPFKRSTRSPLRRGSRSPLGRGPRSPLGRSSRSPLGSRPRSMGRRASRSPYSRRGSRTPVRRRGSFSPLPRRDSRSPIHRRTPPLKGSRSPLPRSPRSPLQKRSSGTYIPRRSSRSPLLKRNSRSPLPRRSTRSPLMSPRSRRTPPLKRRSNSAQRNTSRSPHRRSSRSPGMRRSSRSPLHRRLESRSPVRRQDSRSPFHRHGSRNSVHRQASRSPRPGRHSKSSLPPRGSRSPVSRRHSRSPLHRLSRSPYRELAKSPGETGRLKPESSRKRGLSRSCSPPPWRYSRSPVRRGSRSPLGRLPRSPHRLNKSSPQKLLKASPSGRNIRSPPLQRISKSPLPRRLSRSPRRTRSPAPRRLSRSPLLHSSRSPVSRMISKSPHHHSRSPALRRISRSPLPLLSRSPLPIRRLGDKSPSPRRLHRVSPASHRSYSPNRKNQRFSESPLSPQNYGTRSQHFRRSLSPMARRGQNMLLKPHSPFGRSPSPGGRKEWGHGRRSGSPFERNSRSLSPQNRIGRGSTPPRERNQRLTNRGGRGGFGYQGYDRAADNAHVSRFPQSNALAAAGRLEFPPGFNNYNVNNNQRRLEYDELNSDPLARPGWSQGTRRDERDHYSPHRIAEGGWQSQYQQRDRPGPHMYPHPDDQFDNRGHNLNRHGHQAPATQGARGRGRGRISSPKPLMYRSISPPPHLERSPQRFPVGNRYSELPPQGQNERRRRYSPGRLPPRSNERSRSRSPYSGGPQMHIQGGRGRPLSPRDQLRRGPRTPPIPPNKKLSPRQSVWPEEKGSVQSNRGSPSFVNEKMPSTSGSNQNSDRYSHRSKSPSNSREQFRTRDLGPHHQQYQGGRGHSPPFDRRQEEKYTGDLRDRLGRDPGTHVSQDKSKKGRLQSPQKGENRNRANAGGGRGRGRGNRARRPGSPDRSRRQMAQNTEVSLQQQPRSPSSHQKGGTSSGSWERKGSKSSTLQGKANPKYSHQSPERHGRNGSPWLEPVTPEKQSQTGGDRSVSPSANMGEPQKAKSSKPDTKSTDKGKEIERKPRTNNKEKEDLSSKGKREMSKRSDNNAQDQQSKKNSGSGQILPQDGKKVSVKPKEEQRQTFKNKNGKEKEEKDEDSVEKKKKKRKKKYRKVSKEEGEEDSDDESVKSKSSKKKKKEKKKKKDSKKKKKKHKRADSDSDEVEQPRSKSQKEGKRDAEDLPDLRQTLKRKLDSSVDRSTNRPEGSKKEEKSQRKERDEEKDIKSHLNDESSRKKRPDGKPILVTVRSGEDRKVTSGKPSNKRGGDGSVTQRVSVHDRLGPAKSSWDNKSGRGSGGGGSGIGRQKRGDKPKGHQGGGGGANSSSSSNSRLKMRQ is encoded by the exons GATGATGAAAGTCATGGTGGCAACAGTGATGATGAGATTGCTGAGTTGCGGATCCAAGCTCTTTTAACCAAAAAGGTCAATGAAGCAGAAATATCTCCATCTCGTGAGCCACCTCAGTCTAGCAGCTACAAGAATGTTAATAAATCCCATCATAGTGATAGGAGCCGTTCATTTAGGCACTTTCAT GGAGGCAACCATGGTGGGAATGCTGGAGGAAGAATTCCAGTTGTTGGAGCACCAAACTATGTGGTAGATTTGACACCATCTCATGTGGGTGGCGAGTATGAGTCAAATTACCATCAACAATTTGAAGGTGCCAGAAATTTTAGAAGGAAGGGCAATTACATGCAAGGGCATAATAGGGGTAGAGGGCAAGGACACTACGATGGTCGAGGAAACACACAGAATTATAATAATAGCTTTTCAAATCCTCATCCTGCCAAGACTCAGAGCCCTTCATTAGTGTTACCACAAGATAAGTATGCTAATACTCAGCCACAggaacaaacaaaaccaaaagaaaaaatgagtgcTAGATGGCGTCGAATGCAGGGAACTGACAGTGAGAGTGACAGTGAAGACACTGAGTCAGACAGTAGTGATAGCAGCAGTgacagtagtggtagtagtagtagtagttctggGAGTTCAAGTGGTTCAGACTCAGATAGCGATGATAGTTCTGTTCATAAACACAAGGTTAGCaaggatggaaagaaagagtCAAGCCAGGGAGATGCAAAACAAGGTGTTGTCCCTGCTAATAGTAGTCTTAAGGTACAACGTTCTAGCAAAGATGGAGTTTCAAAGTCTCCTCCAAAGCAAGTTATTGCTCATGGCAAAAGCTCCCCTCAGAAAACTGTAGGATCATCAAGACGAAGCTCTGTGAGCCCTACCTCCAAGAAGTATAGTGGttctcagcagcagcagcagcaaaagcagTCGCCAAACCATTTACATAAAAGACTATCTGGTAGTCCCCCCAGTCACAATGCTTTCTCTTCTAGCTCAAGACCCCGAAGCCCAGCTCAGCGTCTTGGTTCTAGAAGTCCgggaagaggaaatggaagaagcCCAGGAACTAGGGGTCGCAATGTTCGTTCTAGATCCCTTTCTCCTTCCAGGAAGAGATCTAGGAGCCCTTTACCTTGGAATAGAGGAAGGAGTCCTCTTCCTCTTGGACGAAGCAGAAGTCCCATACACAGAAGAGTTTCACCAAGGAGAGGCTCAAGGAGCCCCTTGCCTGGTAAGAGTCCAAGTCCAAGGGAGAGAAGAGGTTCAAGGAATTCTCCAGTTCGCAGAAATTCCAGTCATTCTTTATCTGGGAAAGCCTCTCTAGTAAGGAGGAGCTCAAGGAGTCCTTTGGGAAGATTATCAAGGAGTCCTTTGGGAAGGACTTCTAGAAGTCCATTCAAGAGAAGCACAAGAAGCCCTCTCAGAAGAGGTTCCAGGAGTCCCCTTGGAAGGGGGCCTAGGAGTCCTCTTGGTAGAAGTTCAAGGTCTCCTCTTGGAAGTCGACCCAGAAGTATGGGAAGGAGAGCATCAAGGAGTCCGTACAGTAGAAGAGGATCAAGGACTCCTGTAAGAAGGAGGGGCTCTTTCAGCCCCCTGCCAAGGAGAGATTCCAGAAGTCCAATTCATCGAAGAACTCCTCCACTGAAAGGTTCTAGGAGTCCATTACCAAGAAGCCCCAGGAGTCCCTTACAAAAACGAAGTTCAGGAACCTATATTCCTAGAAGATCTTCAAGAAGTCCGTTACTGAAAAGAAATTCACGAAGTCCACTTCCCCGTCGAAGCACAAGAAGTCCTTTAATGAGTCCACGATCTAGACGAACTCCACCATTAAAAAGACGTTCAAACTCGGCCCAGAGAAACACATCAAGAAGCCCACATAGACGAAGTTCTCGAAGTCCCGGGATGAGGAGAAGTTCTAGAAGCCCACTGCACCGAAGACTGGAGTCAAGAAGCCCAGTTCGTAGACAAGACTCCAGAAGCCCTTTTCACAGGCATGGGTCAAGGAACTCAGTGCACAGACAGGCTTCAAGAAGTCCTAGACCAGGCAGGCACTCAAAAAGCTCTTTGCCTCCAAGGGGGTCAAGAAGTCCAGTGTCAAGGCGGCACTCAAGAAGTCCTTTGCACCGTTTATCAAGAAGCCCTTATAGGGAACTAGCTAAGAGTCCTGGTGAAACTGGAAGACTGAAGCCTGAATCAAGCCGCAAGAGAGGGTTATCAAGAAGCTGTAGTCCACCTCCATGGAGATATTCAAGGAGCCCTGTTCGCAGGGGTTCTAGGAGCCCTTTAGGTAGGTTGCCCAGAAGTCCACACAGATTAAACAAAAGTTCACCACAAAAACTTTTGAAAGCATCCCCATCTGGTAGAAACATTAGAAGTCCTCCTCTGCAGAGGATATCGAAAAGTCCACTTCCTCGTCGACTATCCAGGAGTCCACGACGAACGAGAAGTCCAGCTCCTAGAAGGCTTTCTAGAAGTCCTCTTCTACATTCATCAAGAAGTCCAGTGTCAAGGATGATATCCAAAAGTCCACATCATCATTCAAGGAGTCCTGCTCTTCGAAGAATATCCAGGAGTCCTCTCCCACTCCTGTCAAGAAGTCCCCTTCCTATAAGGAGGCTTGGAGATAAAAGCCCATCTCCTAGACGTCTTCATAGGGTATCACCTGCCTCACATAGATCATATAGTCCTAATAGGAAAAATCAGAGATTTTCTGAAAGTCCTCTGTCTCCACAGAATTACGGCACACGCAGTCAACATTTTAGAAGGTCTCTTAGTCCCATGGCAAGAAGAGGACAGAATATGTTATTGAAACCTCACAGTCCCTTTGGTAGGTCACCTAGCCCAGGTGGTAGAAAAGAATGGGGCCATGGCAGACGATCAGGAagtccatttgaaagaaattcaagAAGTCTGTCTCCTCAGAACAGAATAGGAAGAGGAAGCACTCCCCCAAGGGAGAGAAATCAAAGGTTAACCAACAGAGGCGGCAGGGGTGGTTTTGGGTACCAAGGCTATGATCGAGCAGCAGACAATGCTCATGTGAGCCGTTTCCCCCAGAGCAATGCTCTTGCTGCAGCAGGAAGGCTAGAATTTCCTCCTGgctttaataattataatgtgaATAATAATCAGCGTCGTCTCGAATACGATGAGTTGAATTCAGATCCACTTGCCAGACCAGGGTGGTCTCAAGGAACCAGAAGAGATGAAAGAGATCATTACTCTCCCCACAGGATTGCAGAAGGTGGCTGGCAGAGTCAGTATCAGCAAAGAGACCGTCCAGGCCCCCATATGTATCCCCATCCAGATGATCAGTTTGACAACCGTGGCCATAACCTTAACAGACATGGCCATCAGGCCCCAGCAACTCAGGGTGCTCGTGGTAGAGGGCGGGGAAGGATAAGTTCTCCCAAACCACTCATGTATAGATCAATATCTCCTCCTCCCCATTTGGAGAGATCACCTCAAAGGTTCCCTGTAGGTAATAGATATAGTGAATTACCACCTCAGGGTCAGAACGAGCGTCGTCGACGTTACTCACCCGGCAGATTACCACCAAGAAGCAACGAAAGATCTAGATCCAGATCTCCATATTCAGGTGGACCGCAGATGCACATTCAAGGTGGGAGGGGAAGACCCTTATCTCCAAGGGATCAGTTAAGGAGGGGGCCAAGGACACCACCCATACCACCAAATAAAAAACTGTCTCCCAGACAATCAGTTTGGCCTGAAGAGAAGGGCAGTGTGCAGAGTAACAGAGGAAGTCCATCATTTGTTAATGAGAAAATGCCAAGCACTAGTGGTTCAAATCAAAATTCTGACAGATATTCACATAGAAGTAAGTCTCCCTCAAATTCCAGAGAACAATTTAGAACTAGAGACTTGGGACCACACCACCAGCAGTATCAGGGTGGAAGAGGTCATTCCCCACCTTTTGATAGAAGACAAGAAGAAAAGTACACAGGTGACCTCCGTGACCGCTTGGGAAGAGATCCTGGGACTCATGTCTCACAAGATAAAAGCAAGAAAGGGagattacagtctccacaaaagGGTGAAAATAGAAATAGGGCTAATGCTGGTGGGGGTAGGGGCCGAGGACGAGGTAACAGGGCCCGACGCCCTGGTAGCCCTGACCGCAGTAGACGTCAGATGGCTCAAAATACAGAAGTTTCTCTTCAGCAGCAACCTAGAAGCCCCTCTAGTCATCAGAAGGGTGGAACTTCTTCAGGATCTTGGGAAAGAAAAGGTAGCAAGAGTTCCACACTGCAAGGGAAAGCTAATCCTAAATATAGTCATCAGTCCCCAGAGAGGCATGGTCGTAATGGAAGTCCATGGTTGGAACCAGTCACTCCAGAAAAACAAAGTCAGACTGGAGGAGATCGCTCCGTATCACCATCAGCCAACATGGGTGAACCGCAAAAGGCGAAGTCAAGCAAACCTGATACGAAATCAACTGACAAAGgcaaggaaattgagaggaagcCTAGAACAAACAATAAGGAAAAGGAGGATCTTTCTtccaaaggaaaaagagagatgtCCAAAAGAAGTGATAATAATGCTCAAGACCAGCAGAGTAAGAAAAACAGTGGTAGTGGTCAGATATTGCCACAGGATGGCAAAAAAGTTTCGGTGAAACcaaaagaagaacaaagacaaacgtttaagaacaaaaatggaaaagaaaaagaagagaaggatgAAGATagtgttgaaaagaaaaagaaaaagagaaagaagaaatacagaaaggtaagtaaagaagaaggagaagaggataGTGATGATGAATCTGTGAAGAGCAAAtcaagcaagaagaagaaaaaggaaaagaagaagaagaaggacagtaagaaaaagaagaagaaacataagAGAGCAGACAGTGACAGCGACGAAGTTGAACAACCTAGAAGTAAAAGTCAAAAAGAAG